The sequence TTCTCTAGCATCCTAATTTCCTCTGCTAGAGtgtccaagccaaattcctttGCATCTTGGGGTGAACACAATCTGTTTGCCTGAGAGAGCCAGTTCCTGAGGAATGAAAATATGGGCAGTAATCATCTAAATATCTGAAAGGGAgccttttaacttttttaaaacaaacttaAAATATTCATAACAAGTTTCAATACCTCATTCTTTCCCAAAGGAGTACATTCTTTGGACCAGGGATCTCAAGTTTATGGAACTCTCTCATCTTAGCTGCTATGAGGGCAGAAATTTCAGGATCTCGGAGGTCACCAGCTCTCAATGTCTGGAATcaccaagaaagaaggagaaaaaagaagttattcAAATCAATCTTCTGCAAGGAAAGGTAATAGGTGAGGTAATAACAGTGTCTTCAGCACTGTTTTCCTAGAGCACTAGGCTTCTTCTATCTAAACATAAAAACTTTGGattaagattgaagaaattTAAAACAAAGACTGAAATAATTGAGCAAGTGAGGATGGCTTTTAGAACCATAGAAACTTTCTTGTTTAATttctaaatataattattatgacAAATAAATATATCCTTGAAGTCGAAAACCATATACATGACCTCCAAGTGGCATGCCCCCGATGCTTAAATAACTGAAGGGTGAAAGTGCAGTACTTATTCAGTCATTCACATAAAAACTCTCCTATCCAAAAATCGATCAAACTGGGGTAACTATAAGATTAATAACCTTTTCTGTCATGTAGATAATCAGAGGAGATAGTAATGGGCAGTACAAAGTATATGTTCAATGTTACTTTTTTCTCTTGAGCTGCATGTCTAATGTTACATGATTAAACACAATTGGATAAATTTTGGTTTAGGGACAAGCTTATAGATTCATTTcttatctaattattttttattcttattacaAGAACAGGCTTTGTAATTATATTCACATTCATTTAAACAACTTCAAGAACCATCCCTCAATGGACTTTCATAAATCTTCTGTTTAGTTCTTAATGGACTTCTTAAACTGTCTGTTTAGTTCTTTTGTAGACATTCTACCCAAGAAATATCCTATATGGTTGTTGGTTGATTGTGCTTTTGTTATCTTAGTATGTTtctaggaaaaaggaaaaagtggaaaacattattaaatacataaaaataaatagaagaatTCAGGTTCTCAATGATAATCACTTAATGATCACAAAGGATGGCCAAGAGTTCTCTGGCCAAAGTGCTAGTCtattttcctcacattttcaaACTGATTCGATTCTAAAGGCACATTTAGAAGcttatcattttaattaaatagtcaTAGTTACCAATCAGAACAGCAGCCAATataaagaaaaggacaaaagaGAAAATCTGTCATGATTAAAGCAGGTAAAATGGAaccaagaaaagagagaaagggatgCTCAACTTGAAATTCTAGTCAAACTAATAAGCACAATTCACacacaaaaaccataaaataataagcaacaactttattatttttgttctttgtggGGGTTAAGTGGAATTAATCATCAGGAAATTGACATACCCTGGCATGAATGAATTCTTCGACGCGGCCATCGGGGAAGCGGCCGAGAAGGCGTGGCCCCTGACCATGGTCGGACAAGAACTCAAACGTTCTAATCTCATCATCCCTGTTAAAGAAAACATCCACACCTTCTCCATAAACCCGAACCAACACCTTTCTGATAACCTCACCATTCTTTGTTGGCCAGTTTAACTGATAAACCTCATTAGTCATTGCACCGCTTAATTGGATCACCTGTAAAGTCTCCATATCATCCATCACATCTCCCCAGCTTGCAGCAACTGATTGAAGCACTTTCTTCAGCTCTTCAGGAAGACAACCTTTGACAAACCCATTTGTCTTTATGGCCATTTTTGTGCTTCAAATTCAATAATATAGCAGCTAATTGTAATCAAGTTTGACCTGTAACACATGTACAAAACAGATAAGATTACCACTTCTAAGGTtgtttctatatatacatatatatcaaCCAAAACGAAAAGATTGTTTCCATTAGTGATATAATTCAACAACTTAATCAGAAGTTTGTTTGAGTCAACCTTAATCTCTATTAAGCAACAAATTATGGTGAAACTCCAACAAAAcaggaagaagaaggaggaggaggaaatAATGAAAGAACCCAGTTGAAGAAAACTTTGAGAATCGGAAGAaaacaataatcaaaattaGAATTGAAACTCACCCAAGAAATCAAAAAAcgcaaaagcaaaacaaaagagTTGCAACTTGAAAAAAAGTGATAATGCTTGGAGTTGTTGCAAAGGCAAAGCTTGGTTAAAGTCAGAAATGAAATCCAATACTCTATATGAaagtataatataaataatggATATTATTGAGCGAGCGAGACCAAGAATTTGCTTTTTTTCCTCGTATTTTAAAGAAAGAGGGACAGAGAGAAAGGAATAGAAtatgtcaatatatatatatatatataattaaatatctGAATTGGAGTATACTTAGTGGGCAATGCATGTattatattattcaattcaaaGCCAATGCGAATGAGGCAAACTAATAGAGAGAAAGCACGTGTAAGAAAACCAGGTCAATTTGAATCATTTGTCGGAGATTCATTCAGATTCTTGGAACAACTAACAAAGCGAGGTgattttagtttagttttaaTTTACTTAACTGTACGCAACTGAAATTGACCGGTACCAAATATATAGAGAAAGTAAACATGAGAATGGGATGGGAAAGTCGTACatatatataagaaagaaagaaattaaaaggaTTGTGATTGTGATCCACAAATAGAAGATAGACAAGTGTAGAAATGTTTTGCGTGGACGCGGTTTAGATGTGGAACTGACGTCGgggattggattggattggattgggACCTACCTACCTACCTCCCTCTTGTCTTCGCGTTGAAGATGTGTACCAGAGAGAAGAGATTATTCATTTCATACATTTGGCGTTGAAAATGTGTGTTAACTTAACCGTGGTCCCCGCGCATTGGTTGGCATTCTTGCCAAAATATCTTCTGCCCAATTAttacataagtttttttttttttttttggataggaattTTTAGATAAGTTGTTCTCCTTTTAATGACAACAACTTATACTTTAGAATCTTAGACCTtataatttcaacattatttcaatttttaggccataaattttataaaaaatatatataagttataaTTTGAGCATATCACATTAACAAAAATAGTGCACTTATCGGTGTTTCTAACCAAAACTTATATGTTGAAATCTCTCGTACTATTctaagtttttcataaaataaaaaaattatatatatatatatatatatacacacatattaTATGCATACATTTACTTTAATTAGAGTTGAATTCTTATCTAGTCTTGtgtgaattaagaaaatcaattgacaatttaaatcaatttctaaaaatattatcatcAAAATTATCAAAGTCAAAATATCAATTGcgtacaaaaacataaaaatttaggTGAAAAACCCTACTCCTTAAAGGATATCTCTCTTTAGAAATTATTATGAACTTACTTGAAATCTTCATTCACCTTAAAGACGGCAGCTACAAGCCCACAACAACGACAGAAAATCACCTTTGTACTTTGGCAATCTTCTCTATTAATTACAAATACGCTAAGCTGCTTCTTCTTTTcgttttttggttgagaataaACGGCAGATACGCTAATGCTATAGTACGAGTCCCATTTCAGATAGGATGCTAGACTGACAGGTCACAGGTTTGAGTAGCAAAAATCTCAACTTGGGCTCCAATAAATTGTGGGCTGGGcatttgtgttttcaaaatgaCTATTTTCTGTACTAACAGACTTTGACACCTCAGGACCATATATATCCTTATCCTTAGATAATGGCATTGTGTcgtatcttctttttttttttttttttgggataattacagtaaatcCATTTGGGGTATAATCCGTTTTCAGTTTGTCTATTCGTGATTCAAAATTTTACACTTTGTCCACCTGAAGTTAGTTCCGTTAGccttccgtaacccacctctctgtttgccgttagaaaaacacatttttaggcaaaaacaaatataataaaaataaaaaagtgaggGTTTTAAATTAAGAATTGGGCAACCAAATTTAATGTCATTATGTAACACACCAAGCATACAGCATGTTTTGGGACTCCCATCTTTTCTCCGTTTGGATATTTGAATCATGCTTCTTTTCACAAGTTCTTCCAAGTATATTTCCACTGTATCCTCAGGAGTCATCCCAGGGGTTTGCTTCACAAATCCCTCTGCAAGCCATAAACGCAGCAACCTTCTCACAGGAATATCATAATCTTTTGGGAAAAGCCGTAAATAGAGGAAGCAAGGCCTCAAGTGGAAGGGTAGATCATTGTAACTCAGGGCCAAAACATTTGAGAATTGGACTTGCTTGCTGTCTGGTAAGCGTAccttttttaagaataattccCAGGTGTCTTCGTCATTTAGCGGGTTGAGCTGATGAGGCTCTCCTCTTGTATCTGCTCTTAAAGCAACGCGATAATTGCTAAATTAGCATGACTCTGCTACCATTTTTTGTGTCTGGAAAGGCATCAAGAAGTTTTTTCCATACATCAGGTGTCTGCAAATCGTCCAACACAACCAAGTACCGTTTCTCCTTCAAAATCATATGGATCTTTTGTGTCAATTCCTCTTTCGTAGATTTCTTATCAACAATTTAACTGACATTCTTTTCCAATGTGCTCAGCAGCACATCTGTAAGGTTCCCAAAGGCAAGAACCCATCTCGGCCTCCGTCCCAGTCTTGGCCTCTGTCTCGGCCAAAATGGAGCTCAATCTCGGATTGACCACTATCTTTGCTtcatgggttttctttttttcttttctttttttgcttttgggttgtgggtttgataATGATCTGATTATGGTGGGGTTATGGGTTGTGGCttgtggtggttgtggattgtgggtgaggtggtggtggtggagtggGTGGCAACGCTTTgtgggtttcatttttttttttttttttattgtgggttttatttgattttggctTGCTAGTGGTTTGAAAAATGAGAGGGATTTTTGGTCTAGACTCAGAGGATTTAATTGGTTTTGGATATGtaactgaaaattttgaaatatatttacaaattttgtgttcttgtgttcatGAGAAAAAGTTTCAATGGTTCGTGTTTTTGATCCGtgttatgtttgatttttaataaaatggtgTTTTTCTAACGTCTGAGGGTGAAGTGGGTAACAGATGGGTAACAGATTGAAGTTCAGGTAGGCAAAGTGTAAAATtttgaaccacgggtaggcaaagtgaaaacgGGCCATACCctaggtgggtttactgtaattatccctttttCCTTTGACCTGAACTAGCCTAATTTGTACTACCCATCTATTTCTTTTCCGGTCCATTTGGATAACAAGACGTGTGTGCCTTCACTTTCTTTTGAGATACTAAATCCAAATATCTTGTTTGAATAATTTCAAAAGATAAGTCAAATCCACCAATGATTTTAGGGTGCTAACTACAAACTTTAGAGTTTTAGAAATTAGTACTCACACTTTAGAAtgccacccccccccccccccaaaaaaaaaaaagacttcaaaAGTGACAAGAAAACCCCCAAATCTTCAAATATATACATGGAGAAAATTGGCATATAAcaccaattttcaaaattatttgttaGTTAGCACGTTTTAAACTTATTagcaaactaacatctcgagtctctTAAACTCAAGTTCACTGTAGCAACTCGAGTATTGAAAACTCGATTGTCATGTGTTGGCAAGTGGAAATTGAGTATTAAAAACTCGAGTTACTCAAAACtaaaacaacaaatttcacgAACAATTTCGGCTCCTCACGCGTGAACTCTCTTACTCTCACCTTCAATTTCTCATAGGATTGTATAGCATCCTTCTAGGTCTCACCTTCAAATCCTTCACAAGTCTTTACCAGCAAGACCAAACCCAACAAACGCATCGATCGGAAACtgcaaaaccaaacccaacaaacaCGCCGATTGGAACCTagaaaaccaaacccaacaaacGCACCACCACCTCATCTCAATCCCGATTGCCGTTTGGGTTCGCTGCCTGGGTTCAATCCGAGCCACTGCCTGGAGCCTGGGTTTGTTGCTTCGTGTTACTGTTTTGATCTCATTGGGTTTGTTGCTTCATGATTTTGTTTTGATCTCACTGGGTGTTGTGGTTTCTTGTTTATGATTTAGGGAAATCGAGTGTTAAAGAGTCAATTtcacatggaactcaagttcgtGACACTCAAGTTGCTATAGTGAAATCGAGACTGAAAAACTTGAGATGTTAGTTTGCTAGTTAGTTTGAAAATGATGCTAACTAACGAATATGTTTGAAAATGGGTGTTATATGCCAATTTTCTCCTATATACAtacacaaaatttcaaaatacctttaaacctctaaaatagaaaaatacacCACTGAAAGCTCTAACATACCTCTTGGACATTTGAAATTACAGAAAGGGTTCCTTAAACCTCcaattgaccaaaatacttctcattcaaaataactaaaataatcttaaacatctaaaatgacaaaatacccCTTTAAGACATCTAAAATGACTCAAATACCCCTTAAAAGCTCTAAACTaatcaaaatattgaaataccTTCAAACCTCTAAATTGAATAAAACACTCCCCAATAAggcaatccaaaaaaaaattttttttttagttgaaacgATAGTAGACTTTATTTATACAAAATTACGCTGTACAAATGGGGAAGAGAAAAGAGTGACATTCTTCTAACCAAACAATggtttcctctttctcttttacaGATCTAGCCAAAGCTAGAGCAGCACAATTATATCGTAAACGTAtgcttagaaaaaaaaaaaatcaaaactatctCTAAACAGTGTAATGTCTTCAAGGATCCAGGCAACCTTAAGAGTAGGAATGACAACAAGTCGGGTTTGAGGTGGGTTTCTTCATGCTTGAACCCGACCCACGGGCCTATCTCGTTACCCAAACCCggcccgtttaataaatggattttttttttttgcagggcCCAAACCCACCTCGTCTGGCCCTGCGGGCTCGACCCAGCTAGGCCATTTCAGGGCCTAATCTTAAGCCCCTAAACAGTGGCCCAatctataaaaattaaaattaaaattaaaaaaaaaaggcgaaaaCCACATTTTCATCCTTACATTTTTACATGACTCTCACTTTAGTCCCTAACTTTTATTTccaccgcttttagtccctatcctgaaaaatgCATCTCGTTTTTGTCCATACCGTTATATCAGAGACGGAAAATGCACACGTGGCAAACGGAGTGCACTATTGGCACACTAAAAGTTGACGtgaccattaaaaaataataaaaaaatgttatttggcattaaaaaatgacacgtcagcatttaaatttaaaaaaataatttattaattttaactaaaaaaaaaaaaaaaatc is a genomic window of Quercus lobata isolate SW786 chromosome 2, ValleyOak3.0 Primary Assembly, whole genome shotgun sequence containing:
- the LOC115975506 gene encoding probable choline kinase 1, whose translation is MAIKTNGFVKGCLPEELKKVLQSVAASWGDVMDDMETLQVIQLSGAMTNEVYQLNWPTKNGEVIRKVLVRVYGEGVDVFFNRDDEIRTFEFLSDHGQGPRLLGRFPDGRVEEFIHARTLRAGDLRDPEISALIAAKMREFHKLEIPGPKNVLLWERMRNWLSQANRLCSPQDAKEFGLDTLAEEIRMLEKQLSRDCQNVGFCHNDLQYGNIMMDEESRSITIIDYEYASYNPIAFDIANHFCEMAANYHSETPHVLDYSKYPGLEERQRFVYNYLSSAGNLPSDTEVEQLVHDVEKYSLANHLFWGLWGIISDYVNKIDFDYLEYARQRFHQYRLRKPALLGSSDMPCNGENYMCKGDTPIPITPNTIFL